Within Anopheles nili chromosome 3, idAnoNiliSN_F5_01, whole genome shotgun sequence, the genomic segment CCATTCGGAATGGCAGCTCGACGAGAACGCCGGTTTGTTGGACCGGTTCCATTTAATGTAAACACCATTTTGTTCCGGGTTTGCATGTTTTCGCGTTATAGTTCACTGCTTTGGTTTGTTGTTCAGGAAATGAACCACCGCAAAGCAATTCCCCCGTATTTCGCACTTTTACGCCCCAACAAACGGCGgctgtatgtttgtttttttttgcttttaaacgAAATGATTTGAACCGAAATATGCACACATTTATTTACGAgcgttcgcgttcgatcgATGTTCAAAGTCACCCCGTTTTTACGACCCATTGGAGTGTTTAAATTGATGAGGAAAAAATCgcagaaaaaagggacaccattAATGTGAGCACGTTTCAAGTATCCACTAGCCTATGCACGAGCAATGGTGGCTAACCGCTTACTATAATTTATAGGGCGTTGAAGGGCCTAAAAGGTAGCATCGTGCACAATTCTCTGGTGGTTTTTAGCTTAATCCAATCAGCCCTCTCTCTTTTGCTGACACTTCTGCATGTGGAAAACCCTTCGTAGGCCGTAAGAGTGACTGCATGTTCGTGAGCCAAAGATGGCACATTTAATCGGTTTTAGCTTTTTATGCGCTGTCTGGGGTTTTCGCCGTCACCGCACAACGAAATGGACTCGCAAAAGCGGCTCCCCAGTttgtgcccgttttttttacgccttcaaggctttttgttttgtaggcTCACGAAACGGGCGTCGCATTGTTCAAACAGCGCAGAGTTAAGTGTGCACCGGTGGTTAAACTCTTCCCCGTTATCATCGGTCCGTGGGAAGCCACCGACGTCCAATGGAAGGTTTAAAGTTACACGCTATAAGACGAAATCTCCCAACGCCGCCGGTCGTCAAATGCATCGCAAACCAGAATCTGCATGCAAATTGCTTTTCATACCTTCCAGGTTCTATCGGTTGCTGCTTTAGGTACAACCTTTAGCATTTTTATCATTCCTCAGGCATATTGCTCAGACGATCACGCAAGacaaaaaaccgcaaattGCGAATCTATTGTCAATTCGTGGCCACGCATTCCCAACGGAAAGACGTCATTGCGTTGATACATTGTTGCTTTTAatggtgaaggtttttttttgcttctccttcttctcacTCCTCATTCTTCCCGACAACTACTCGACTGATCTCCACAACACAAGCGTTAGCGTGTTTGCTCAGCTAATGCAGAGCTTCCGATGGCTTGCTGATGGATACATATTTGATAGTCTCCGAAACGACGGTCGGTGCTTATCAGGTTCCCAGTGGACAAGTGCTGCTTAAATGGTGGATCGAGGCGATAAGGCGTCATAGAGATAAAACTAACGCCAGTTAACCTCTTTTTGCGGTATTTGTTTGTCTGCCCTAAGTGCGATTGGTGGTTAGAAACAACGTCTCCGGGTgtttaataataaaatgttGCTAAAGAAGTTACTAAGGAATAGTTGTTGGGAAATGTTATCAATAGAATAACAAGTTTTACTTAAACGAACGGATAGCCCAGGTTTTTTCATGCTCGAAAAACGTCTAGCAACAGGTGAATATTCCCCCATCACTTAGGACCATTATTGAGAAGGTTAACTCTAACGAAAACACCGTCATTTCCAGCTGCTAGCTCTCAATATTGCTCATGTCCAGCTACTATTTTTGCCGGGCATTTTATTAAGTTTTCGATTGTGCCATGCTAGACCCATGGAAGAGCCAATTTTGGATTCGTTTGCTCACTATGGTTCGCTAAGGATGCTGCACATCCTGTCCATGAATCAACGAATGCAATAAGCCGGCATCGGAAGTAACGAGGGTCGGGTGAAGCACTGGGCTTGACATCCGGTTCGAGATCCGGTACGAGTACATTTTCAACACTTTTCAACACCTATCCTGCTCTCGTGATCATACTGAAAAGAATTGTTGCCGTCGATTTTgcttgtatttcttttttcttcaatgtCACACCTAACACAGAATAGTCACACTTAACCGcagaaaaaatggcaccgtaAAAAAGAGGTGGCGTTGAAATTATGTCAGCGTTGGATGAGACAAAGGAATATTGACGCCATATCCATATAGCTTTATCTCTATTTTCCATACGTAAAGCGGTTTGTATCCATACCGAAATCGGATCTCATCTCCGGCTCCCCCAAACGAGCTGATACGTCCGCCGGAGCCAAAAGCGAAATTTGTTgattaaacaaaatttgattgGCAAAACTCAACCAGGTGGTTGGTAAACCGCACCAGAATCACACGATACGCGGGCTTTTACGCTTCCGCTATCACCTGCTAGGCGGTAATGAATATCAtgcggttgtttttcttttccaccccaacatTGCACTGGCTCTCCCAGAGGGTGGTCGGATATTGcatatcaaattaaatttccttttctttcgctccctgcGGCCCGGCGAAACATGAATCCCTCCGACCTTTCGCGGGTGAAACAATTTCCGGCGCCAGGTTGAAGGTTGGCTGGTGCGTTTTTCATCCGCGGAAAAGCCAACATCCGGCTGACGGATTGTAACCACGCTGTTACAGCTATCAATCCCGCGATGCGTTGCCGTTCGCAGGAAATAATTTCCAGAATCCTCCAACGTGTCGGGTCTTTTTTCGCAACAGAAATGGGAAGCGCTTTGGATGGAAGAACCATTGGCATAAAATAGAACGCCCTCGATTGAGATCACTGGAGGATCATGAACCGTTGTTTTGAGTTCACGTTCCATTGCGTGTCGGCTGTGTCAAGGGAAAGGCATTTTAATCGCAGGTGCGTGAGTTCAACCAATGCCCGCAATGCACTTTGGAATGCACAATGCTCTAGGCTTTAACCGTGGATGAACTAAACAAGCCTGAATAGAAGACGCCCCGTCGTGAGGGGTGACGCATTTTAATCGTTCGTGCTCGCGATATCGCAACTAGGCCACATGGAAGCGATCAACGGCCGAGTTCAAATGGTTTTTAAGAATCTGTCTTAATAGAATAGTTGCGCATCAAACTGTTCTAGGTTCCAGAAGTCGCTTCGTTGCCGACGGTTATCATCCGTTCGAGAATGCAGCCCAATTTGTTGACTGATCAACAGAAGGGTCTGAAAATGGGGACTTGTTTGCTAACGTGTGGCTTGTTTGTTCCGGCTGCACGATGAggggaaaatatttgttcTCGCTATCCTCGGGGCAGGTTGTTACCCGGTCGTGAGTGATTCAGTGTGGTTCAGCGATTAACAACCTTTTCTAGCGCGATTATAGTGCATTTGACAAAGcatgaaatataataaaacatatttgtaCATCATTTTATACAGTTGACTACAAGATATGAGTTCCATTTTGAACTGAGACTGTACATTTTGTACGTGTATTAATGTGTCTTTATGAACTATGGTTCAAGGTTTCGATCCAGATTTTGTGAACCGTCGATCGTTATCTGTTGACCACGGttcaattgaatattttagAATCTGTGCTTTAGGTTCTCTGTCACACTAAAATTACTCCGCCTAAACATTAATGACTTCATTAAGCCGCGAAGGTGATAAGAAGTTCGATAATCGTTCATAAAGGTCGGCATATCAGCGTGACACGCGTCTCGCATCCAATCGAGGGCCAGTAAATggtgaacaaaacaaatgtaaatgtcAGATTTAATTTTCCGTCCGGCGGCAGAGCATTTTAATTTAGCATTTCGTCGTCAACCCTAGAGGTCGGTCGGCCTTGTCAGGCTCGACagacgaacaacaacaaaaaaatgactctcatttttcacccacagCTGGCAATGTCACGTTTTCATGTGTGATtacgagagaaaaatcaacgcaCGATGCGTTTTTAACGACGGACAGGAAGGAAAAGTTCATCTCAATGCAAAGCCGCTTAGCCTTAGTGTGGAGATTAGCCTTTAACGGTTGGATTGATTGCACCATTCACGTCATCGGAAATCATCGCTGTTGATaggttttttgtgttttggcGGTTGAGCTACAACCGGATTTTGGCGCTGTCTGGTCTGAATTTTCAATCTTTGATGAAGGTTGGCTCTATTTTCGAGGTTGTTTCTAtctttttaaaatgcaaaccatACCTTGCGGCATTCGGAAAATTATGCTTCGCTTGAGTAAGCCTGCCGTATCGTTGGCTGTAAAATTGTGAACGGAATCCAACGTGTGCGCATTGGAGCGCGTGTCTTAGCTAGCTTTTAAGGGAGTGGCCGGTATTTTGTAAAAGCCTACCAGTTGTGTTCTGTGAGAATCGAGCTTAAAACGCGTCCGCCTAATGCGTTTGCGGAGCTAAGTAATGTTTGATTGGAGCACATACCAAATAAACTCTTAACAGTTTTGGACCCCTTTTGGTTTGTAATACGATTTTTGGGAGGGTTGTACCTTCATAAACCTGATGTTTCCTTTTCAAGAATGTAGTATTTGAAGGAGAGTTGAGAGTgcttaaaaaaaacgagtaaCAATTTTAAACAGTTTGGACATAGGAAACATATCACTGTAGTAGTTAGAATCACAATTCTTTTGTCGATAAATATTGGTTCTTATTGCATTTTACAAAGCGTAAAATAGCCCTTTGTACGATTTAAGTAGGAAAACGTTACTTCAGATACAAGATCCGATTCCACTCTCCTATTTTTATCAGATTTTTTGAACTAAAATGGTTACTTAACACTACACTTTTGCATTTTGCTACGCTTGAAAATGCTCAATAGCGTTCAATTCGACACAATCACAATAAAATCTGAACCGGTAATAAGCGGATTTGCAAATTTCACACCAATTTGAATTCCATTTTTCCTCTGTCCAAGCTTATTTgtgatggcgtttttttcttctctctcgcaAACGACGCATTTCTGACGCGCCTGACGTGTTGTTTACTGCACCGAATGGTAAATTGAAGCAGAACACGGTGGGCATTAAAACGGCATTTATCTATGCCACCCAAACAAGGAACCATCGCGTCctgtttgttgttcttttttttttcgcaagccACTCTTCACCACATCCCATCCATTGGCAGAAAACGTGCAgaataaaaagataaatatGACCCGTTTTATCATTCGCCTGATCCCCTGCCCCATTAGTAAATCGTCGTTGGCGACGCCATCACGCTCTGGGTCCGGGGTTTCGCTTTACTTCTGCacttgttttccttcgctagcGCTCGCCCCACCCGATGGTGAGTCActgggaaaagcaaaaggtaGCTGACACGAATGACACCTGGATAATCAAGATGTATAGTTAAAGTCAGTCAAGTCCGGTCGACGACGAAAGGTGATGCGCAATTGCTGACAATTTCCTTCCCCTCTCTTTTATACGCGGAGCAGGTTTCAGAGCCATTGGGGGAGGTGTTTTTGAGACcaatgttcgcttttccagGGTTCGGGTCTAAACGGGTCCCAAAGGGCAGGGACCTTTTCGAAGGTAGCACGAATGTGAATGAGGAGATTGCCGTTGTTCGCTCACGATTAGCGATTCACGATTAGTCAtttaacgcgcgcgcgcgctcaatATCGCTGGTGCAATGGTGTAAAACACCCCTCGAACATCAAAGACCAAACCAAGTGGTCATTTCCACAACAAAAGCCGTCCGGCGGTAAAACTCGGACGTGACGACGCGCTGAATTGCATCCATGTTTTGCTGCAGCGGTTTCCGATCGGAACAAATTAGATGCCGATTAGATTAATCGCGGCACGCAAAGGGACGCTTGCATTTCCTCTTCTTCGAGCCTTATTCGATGCGTTTCGCTGTGTtggattgaataaaaaaaaagcacacaaataaCCCACAACggagaagaaggcaaaaaaaacacgcagccGCAGCCAAGTGCATCCGCATCAGGAATGGATCGTGAACGCGCACACAAAGCTCGCGCTGTGAATGCGCTCCACTATGCACCCGAATGCATGTGCAATCATGCACATCTAATGCACGCGCGCTAGGACGTGATGGcgagagggagggggaggggaatTGCAAGAAGCCGGACGCACaaccatatatatatatatatatacggcCGCCACCAGCATGGGTAAAATGATACGCGAATGCAGCGCCGAATGACGTGCGCTTATCAGGAAGTAACCACCGACGATGGGACACATGCGTGTGTGCACTCGAGTCGATGCAATTTTccgccatttttcatccaccattCTCTCCCGAGACAGGTTCAGCGGTTCCAGCTACACCCGCGAGTCACGGTCGTATTAACGTTTTCGCGGATTGACGGTGACATCACTTAGCCAACGTTGGATGTCCGGAGCCCGCCAAAGGGGTTTGTGTGTTAGTTTTCAACGCTTGGACGGTTTGGCTTTTGGATTGCCTgagtcggtggaaaaacggcttGTAAAAATGTCATTGTTCGTGACATGGTAACGTGCGTGATCATGATCACTGGGGCAATGCCCAAATTTGAGCAATACATTGCGACGATTTCAAACGATCTCTGTGCGGTGTATTTTGCGTTTGTTAAACATGACATGTTTCATGTCTGTTGTGTGTTTGaaagaaggtaaaaaaaagcagcagcaacagcggaaAGCACTTAAAATAGCGCCAACGGGCATTGGGTTCCAACTACATGATTACATTAGCGGgcagaagagaaagagagagagagagagagagagagagagagagagagagagagagagagagaaggtcTAGGGCTCGTGCTCGTGAAAATGTCATGTGACAGCTCCGACTGTGGTCGGAAGTTGATCGTTTCCGTATGGAGCCGTAATTCAGCAGCCCAAAGGAACAACCCGCTAGCTGCCGCGAAAGGAAGCAGATGGAAAGATTACGTGCTCATTTGACTTTAAATGATGTTTCGCGTGTCGAGGAACATAGATGTTTCACTTAATGTCTCATCGCTGCAGGGGAAACAATGGCTTGCTTCTACCTGACGATCGAATGCGTTGTCAAAGGTGACTTTGTGCATGAGTACGTAATTCCACGTCGATCTCTACAGCATGTTTGAGCACTGTTAAAAGCTGTCAACGAATTCTTCTAACCCAAAATATACACAACACCGGTGGTTCTAGTTGCACTGAATAATAGAACAGGCATTACTGATGCCGCTGttgagcttgtttttttttcgcattgtGCACTCGTATCACATTCGGCTTTAGCCTCTTGAGATGCAATTGTCCCCATCCCGCTTCGAGTGTGCACATCCTTGAGCGACTCACCACTTGTTCATGCGCACCCTGGACATGTTTGCCCCCTGTCGAAGCCACACCACCCGGGAAATGGTGTTTCTCCATCCCCTTTTACACCACTCTCGAACAGCCGGTTCAATCGATGCCAACGCTTTACCGTAAGTGCGGTTGAAGGCACGGCAGCCCTTCGTACAGCTGATAAAATTCAAGGCAACTGGTGACGTCAAATGGCGGtagtggtgatggtggtggtattATCATCGACACCCCTTTGGGGGTGGTGTCATTGTCAGTGGGTTTCATGCTGCAACCCAATTTCTACACTAGAATCGGATGGAATGGGCCAGGCAGCAGTTTTTCCCGTGTTTTTAGTGTCCCTATCCTCcttccgggtgtgtgtgtgtgtgtgtgttctcagGACACCACGGAAGTCGCTAAGtcggtgtccttttcccgATCGAATAGCTGCAGTGCCCTCGGCCCGGGGCACGGCTTTGACGCCTCGTGTAGCTCCACGCTTAAGCGCTATAGTTGCAGCGCAATCAAACTAGCGCAAATATTTAACTCCACCATCGGGTGGAATGTCGAACCCACTCCACTATTGGTTTCCCCGCCCGCTCGCCCTGGTTGATTGCTTTCCACTCTAGAAACTGTCGTTCGCGCGAGAGGACGGAAATAAACAGCATCCCAAGCCAAATAGTTTAGCCATGgaattctctttttttttcgcttgttgtAGAGCCTCACCCAACACCCACCGGTGTGTTGGCGTCGAGAGCAAGCGAGTCTTCTTCCGGATGTCGCTGACGTCTCGGAACCTTCGTAAGGCCCCTGTGCAAGGACCACCGGCTCCCGGCGGATGTCAAACAACGTGGTGGCGAACGTGAAGAAGCTTTAGCGCCCAaggttttccttctccacTTGAGTCGAGGATAGCGATAGCTTCACAGTctctccgtgtgtgtgtgtgtacatttCTTATCGAACTCGTGTTACGGGCCGGCAATATTTGCGAGGTATTTCTTTCATTCTCCTGTCAagcggttgattttatttgcgcACATTTTTGCATATCTAACTGGCAACGGACGGCGTTTGTTCGCCTGCAGGGGACGGGTTGTGTTTTACAAGTGCACTATAGCAAGCAATGATTGTGCAAGCGACACGGAGAAGCTGCTTAAACAATACAATTCCGATGCAAACTTCCATCAACTTGCGCACTAATttcaatacattttttttaccgagCGGCGAGTTGGGCCCAAAAAGGCTTCAATTTGTCACCTTTTCGCTCCTAAACCAGCCGCTCGTCAGTTCCAACGAAGGTCCCCACAATCATACGTGACCAAATCTGCCTCGCTGATAGTACAGCGGTCGCAGCAGTATGTCGCGTTTTAATTAAGCCGTTGAAACCAGCCTGTTCGTGTCAGCGGGCCGTGGTTCCGACCGTGGCCTGGGGTCTAGTTATGTCGCGGCAGAGATAAATTACGGGCCTGACCTCGGCCGTGATATTGAACGTTGGTTTCTAACGAAGTTTACAAACGACCAACCGCCCAGACGCGAATGAACGAAAGGGGATGGAGGCCATCCGTCATTAGGCAGGCGAACTTAAAATAGTGCTtctcggtgttgctgctgctctttcTCCTGCACTCGTTCACAGCGTCACTCGCCGTGTTCGCCTGGGTTGTTGGCTTGGCAACACATTTTAACCCATCCACCCTAGTCTTACACAAAACATATGTGTTTCCCCGATTTGACATCAATCAGTTCGGATTAAATTAAAGCCCCTAAATTCACGCTCTTTTCCACACGCCAGAAAAGGTTAATTTTGGAATGGCAAAGCAAAACCTGCCTGTCACCAATAGCACGATGATAAGCATAAGTATTTAACCAAACCATCCCTGTGGTCGTGATCGTGCTTGTGCCGGAAACAGCACCCGTTCGGAGGACCACGCATCCGGTTGATGAAGATGTAATGGATGTTATGTTTGCTGTTTCGTTCTGAGCACTTTTCCCTCCTGGTGCAGGACGCCTCGAGAGAAATCAGATCTGATAACACGACGCCTCGAGCATGATGCTACATAGTAACATCGTCACGATGCCACGGTAGGGCACCAAGGCCCGATTGCTTCATCTTGATTGTTTTGCCTCGTGACGTGTGCAGGAGCAGCAATTTATGACCCGACTCGGTGTGTTCCAAACCTAGCTTCTTCGGTGCATCTTGTGTGGTTGGGATCTCTCGATGCTTTGCATACTTTAAACTGCtccgcaaacacaaacacaacccgGTTTGCGAGTGTGATAAGCGATGAAAGTTTTGCAACGACAGTTTTACTCTGGTTGCGAGGGAAATTTATCTCCTCGATGGAAGCGCAAGCAACCCGTTTTGGGAAGTGGCTCGGTAGTACACTTGTGGGTTGGAATTTGTACACTGATTGGAGGTGGCAAAACAGGGGGCACACTGTTTGTTCAGCTAACTAATGTGATTCTTGTTTCTCACTTTCAGAACATCACACTACGGATAACGGATACAGTTGACTTAGAGGATTCGTACAGTTGCCTTACTTCAAGATGGTAAGTGTTTGAGAGGAATGCTTTGGGAATTTGTTCGAATACCTATCTAATTGTTCTTTGATCCTCAATGATCCTCACTTCGTTGCAGGCTAACCCGTCGGCAATCGAAGTCTTACACGTCATTCCGCTGGACGAAGACGATGAGTTGCCTGCTGAGTTGCTCGTCTGCGTAGACACCATCGCAACCTTATCCTGCCGTTTGGCTGCACCGATCGCGTCCGATTTCTATCTGTCTCACGATGACATCCACAACGATCGCAACAGCTGTCCCGTCAGCGTCAGCGCTGGTGGCGCCCTCTACCGTAGCACCGTGTCGATCATCCACCGGTGTGGCCACACTTCGCAGTGTTGAACCTGTACCAAACGCCGGTGCAGACCCAGCCAACGGTGGTAACCGTTCTGTGCGCAGAAAAAAGGAGTGCCTAGCCGAAGCAGGTCGTACCACATCTCTGAAGACTCTATCGTGCGATTTGAGTGAAATTTTGGTGAAAAATCTTAGCCTTAAGCGTAGTGAAACGTCCGAGCGACGTCCACAAACCGACACGCTCGAAGAACTGTTGACAGCTTCGGGTCCGGGTGTCCCTGCCGGAAGTGGCATCCCCGATAGTGGTGGCGCTAGTGGTAGTGCTTCTAGTAGTGGAAATCCGTACGGTAGCCGTACACAGGGCACGCTTTGTGACACGTTCACATCGGTGAACAAGTTCATTCGTTTGAAGCGCGTTTCAAGCGACGGTAGCAATCTAAGCCGGCTGTCATCGGTGGTTGCCATAGCGACGACGACAGGGACGACGTCAGgtaacgccaccaccggcgtgACAGCGAACTACAGCAAGATCGTGGACCCGGTTGTGCccggaaaaccaccacccaacaGCACGTTCAAACGGGTGGAAATtagtgtgtgcgagagaaaacccagcagcaacagtagctGCGTTGGATTGGCCGATGCGCGATCGGTTAGTGAGTCCGAGTCGGAAAGTGGTGAAGAAAGCGGTTCTGAGCAACTGACGTCCGTAGTTCGCAAAGGTGTGATAGTGAACCAGCTCGATCAGGTGGACGAGAACTGTCCGTTGCTGGCGTTAGATGGGGATGGTCGTCCACCAACGATAGCGTTGCACAAGAAGAAAGCGACCCTGGTGTTTACCAGGAAAAAGGATCCTGCGGTGGTGAATACGACGACACACGTCCCCACGGAGTCGCTGTCATTGTCTGGAACGTCGTGTACCGGCGCTCCCAAGGTACTACTGCGTCGACGCGTGCGTCTCAGTGGCGATTGGTTGGGAAAGGGAACGGATAACGGTGGCGTGAAGGGAGAACTGAAACGACGCAGTCTACAGTGGCCGATTGGGACGCAACCGAGCGGCAGTGGTAGCAGAACGGCTGAGCTGAGAGACGAAACCGACGGCCCGTGGTCGGGCGGGACCAGCAGGGACTCGACGAGCAAGTTCCGTCATTCCTGGAACGCACCAGGATACGACATCCTTGAGGAGGACACCGGGACCGGAGGTGGGCGTGGTGGAGATTTGGGAAAGGTAAGAGTGTTGAGCAACGCCAAATGACCACCGGAAaataatgtgtgtgtgtgtgtgatttttttttgccctctcaTCATCCTGTAGGATTTTGCCTCAATCATTCACAACCTGGCTGGCCTAAGGAACCACCACCTCGCGAATGGGACACATGAGTCCGTGTCCCTGCTGGAGCAGCACTCGCCCCAGATTGTGCCGTCGCGGGCTGCACGACCTACCTCACTTGGGGGTTCTGGGCAGGGGCTCCGGCGGGGTCCGGCGAGCTGGATGCAGTCGTCCCCGATGGTGCCCACGAGTGGGGTCAGCGCAGGGGCTGGAgggggtggtggcggtggtggtggaggagttgGCATCGGGAACACCGAAAGTAGTCCGCATGCCGGAGCATTAAGTGGGCCGGTTCCACGCAAACGCCGGATCGAAGCATTCCTCAAGAACCTCGTCGGTCGACGACCCTCGAAGGAACCACCTcctgctccaccaccaccgttgccCCCACCACTCCTCAGCTCACCCGAGATCAAGATCAGCAAAAGCCCGTCCGAGCACAATCTGGCCGAGATCACGCGCAGTCGACTAAACATCTCGACCACCTCGCTGTCCTCCGTGCAGCAGAAGTTGTGGTCGGTTGTTCCGCTTCTGAAGCGTGACGTTAGCTGTAATAGTCTCGCGTCCCCAAAGACGACACCACTACTGCTGGACAGTCAGTTGGCATCGTCGGGAGGTGGTCCCGGTGGTCTAGTACCAGCATGTGGTGCAGGATTGAAGGGACCCGGTGGTCCTGGTGGGCTGCGAAAATGTGAAACCGTCCTGGCGCTGTCATCGGCGGCCTCCCAAACTCTGGAACCTATTCGACCGCTAAACCGGCTCCGCAACTGCGCCTCCGTTGCAACCTGCTCCCGTTGCTCTAGTCTTCTCTCGTTGGCCGCGGCCGGTTCGCGTTATTCACTGAACGCTTCCAACGGGGCGTTTGTGCCCGTATCCGGATCGAACGATGCCAACGAGCTGGCCGATGTGCCCAAGTCCAAGAGATCCCACGCTGATGGTGGAAGCTCAAAGCGCAAACATGTCGGCAACTTGCTACGCTTGACCACGAACAGCTGCTCCTCATCCAGCTCGTCCTCCGGTGCGTCATCACCCTGCTCGTCGTCAACACCGTCCTCGTCCTCATCAGGATCTTCATCCCCTGGTGCGATCTCGGCCACAGGCAGCCCAGCCGCAGCATCCCTGTCCGCGAAAACCGTTATGTTTCACCCTAGTCCCACACCACTGGTACCGGTTTCGCCGATCAACCTCTCcgctacgacgacgacgacgacgacgactgcgATGACGACAACGACTGTGAAGGCCTTAACGCCAACGATTAAGTTCACCTGCAAACTGTGCCTTGGCGAGTTCAGTGCCGAGAACCTGACTCGAATCACGCAGTGTGCTTGCTCGTTCTGCACTGAGGTGAGTAACGCAAACTTCTCTAGCATGCGCTCTTGTCTTGCAGCTCGTTATCCTGATCATTAAACCATggccaaattttccacccaaacgcaCAACCTTCCATGTACGAACGACCAGGTGTCGGTGGTTGGGTTAAACCCAGATGATATGCTGCTGAACTCGTACGGTCACGGCTGGTATATCCAGACAATTGGAAAAATCTTGCTGGCGGGAAATTACTAGAACGTTCCCTCGCGATCTAGTCTGCTGCTTAGATCATATGCTTGTGAGAGATCGTGCGTGTGTATTGCGCTAAGTGATACGATACATGCCGGCGGTGTTGAATGACTGATGTCCTCGAGCGAAACAAGTACCGTTTCGTGCCGTCGAACTTCCGACGCGACAACTTGCATTGCGCCCTTCCAAGTGCCACCGGTCGGTTCCGGAAGGATACGGTGAcatggtgcgtgtgtgtgccacgAGACGCACGAGGGCACACGTGGGTCGCGCAAAATAACTGTAGTCCCTCTCGGTGGCGCTAACAAAACCGGTATCGCTGCGTCTCCGCGAGGAAGAACCAGAGCACTATGTAGGTATTGGTGTGCATTCGCGAGCAGGAAGTATTAAAACTGGGCTGCATGGAAGTAGCACTTGTGTCTGACGCTAAGTGCATGGGTTTTGCGTCGTTAATGGCCAACGATGTTGGGCTCGTTGGGCTGTCTCCTATGCCGGCAGAAAGAGGTAGAAAGGACCGTTGTCGGGCCCCATCGGAGC encodes:
- the LOC128727281 gene encoding mucin-5AC — protein: MTSTTIATAVPSASALVAPSTVAPCRSSTGVATLRSVEPVPNAGADPANGGNRSVRRKKECLAEAGRTTSLKTLSCDLSEILVKNLSLKRSETSERRPQTDTLEELLTASGPGVPAGSGIPDSGGASGSASSSGNPYGSRTQGTLCDTFTSVNKFIRLKRVSSDGSNLSRLSSVVAIATTTGTTSGNATTGVTANYSKIVDPVVPGKPPPNSTFKRVEISVCERKPSSNSSCVGLADARSVSESESESGEESGSEQLTSVVRKGVIVNQLDQVDENCPLLALDGDGRPPTIALHKKKATLVFTRKKDPAVVNTTTHVPTESLSLSGTSCTGAPKVLLRRRVRLSGDWLGKGTDNGGVKGELKRRSLQWPIGTQPSGSGSRTAELRDETDGPWSGGTSRDSTSKFRHSWNAPGYDILEEDTGTGGGRGGDLGKDFASIIHNLAGLRNHHLANGTHESVSLLEQHSPQIVPSRAARPTSLGGSGQGLRRGPASWMQSSPMVPTSGVSAGAGGGGGGGGGGVGIGNTESSPHAGALSGPVPRKRRIEAFLKNLVGRRPSKEPPPAPPPPLPPPLLSSPEIKISKSPSEHNLAEITRSRLNISTTSLSSVQQKLWSVVPLLKRDVSCNSLASPKTTPLLLDSQLASSGGGPGGLVPACGAGLKGPGGPGGLRKCETVLALSSAASQTLEPIRPLNRLRNCASVATCSRCSSLLSLAAAGSRYSLNASNGAFVPVSGSNDANELADVPKSKRSHADGGSSKRKHVGNLLRLTTNSCSSSSSSSGASSPCSSSTPSSSSSGSSSPGAISATGSPAAASLSAKTVMFHPSPTPLVPVSPINLSATTTTTTTTAMTTTTVKALTPTIKFTCKLCLGEFSAENLTRITQCACSFCTECMTAYIEFEISEGAYEVSCPDAMCPAQGIITIAEITALASSSLVEKHHRYRLNREVELDRFRTWCPKAGCETICLVGSSEQQPGQAGQNQASGANVCSDRIVPLSPSSSSMPSPCAVHCPTCREDFCSGCKKAWHPTMSCEENSRRLAEDGQSDALGIPFDNDLIKCCPMCTVPIEKDEGCAQMMCKRCKHVFCWYCLASLDDDFLLRHYDKGPCKNKLGHSRASVVWHRAQVIGIFAGFGILLLVASPLLLLAAPCIVCCKCRICSGAAKLEETEVDYDDAAVALHSGGLQR